A genome region from Pleurocapsa minor HA4230-MV1 includes the following:
- a CDS encoding RNA polymerase sigma factor, RpoD/SigA family has protein sequence MNTVKLTEKDDYILDITIDEATDDLSDDLKLVEAEYSDEDQVSGAGSRRKLPLEDNIGAFFKEMARYPLLTAEEEIILANDVKLMLRVEKVRQKLREKNQEQPTKEELSAEMGLESPRQLDLLLYRGKVAKRKMIRSNLRLVVSIAKRYLNRGVPFLDLIQEGAIGLNRATEKFDPNKGYKFSTYAYWWIRQAITRTIANDARTIRLPIHIVEKLNKLKKAQRNLKQRLQRNPSEDELAQELKISPPQLRQLLELRRQSLSLNHRVGKAEDTELVDLLEDSELQLPEERMSETMMRQDITDVLDDVLTQREKDVICLRYGLSTSQPYTLEEVGGMFSLSRERVRQIQSKAMRKLRRPQVARRLKGWLN, from the coding sequence ATGAACACAGTCAAATTGACAGAAAAAGACGACTACATTTTAGACATTACCATAGACGAAGCTACTGATGATCTAAGCGACGACTTAAAGCTGGTGGAAGCAGAATACTCTGATGAGGATCAGGTTTCTGGTGCAGGTAGTCGGCGTAAGCTCCCTTTAGAAGATAATATTGGCGCGTTTTTCAAAGAGATGGCTCGTTATCCTCTTTTGACGGCAGAAGAAGAAATTATCTTGGCAAATGATGTCAAATTAATGTTACGAGTTGAAAAAGTTAGGCAAAAGCTGCGGGAAAAAAATCAGGAACAGCCTACTAAAGAGGAATTGTCGGCAGAGATGGGATTAGAGTCCCCCAGACAGTTAGATCTGCTGCTGTATCGAGGAAAAGTAGCAAAACGTAAAATGATCCGCTCCAATTTGCGTTTAGTAGTTTCCATCGCCAAACGATATCTCAACCGAGGTGTTCCTTTCTTAGACTTAATTCAAGAAGGCGCAATTGGACTAAATCGAGCCACGGAAAAGTTCGATCCCAATAAGGGCTATAAGTTCTCTACCTATGCTTACTGGTGGATTCGTCAGGCGATTACTCGTACAATTGCCAATGATGCTCGTACCATTCGCTTACCGATTCATATTGTCGAGAAGTTAAACAAGCTGAAAAAAGCCCAGCGCAACCTAAAACAAAGACTGCAACGTAATCCCAGCGAAGATGAATTGGCTCAAGAGTTAAAAATATCCCCTCCTCAACTGCGTCAATTATTAGAATTACGTCGTCAATCTCTATCTTTAAACCATCGTGTAGGTAAGGCGGAAGATACAGAGTTAGTCGATCTGCTAGAAGACAGTGAACTCCAGCTTCCTGAAGAACGGATGAGTGAAACAATGATGCGTCAGGATATTACTGATGTTTTGGATGATGTTTTAACTCAAAGAGAAAAAGACGTAATTTGTCTACGTTATGGCTTATCGACCAGCCAACCCTACACCCTAGAAGAAGTGGGGGGTATGTTTAGTCTTTCCCGCGAGAGAGTGCGTCAGATTCAAAGTAAAGCCATGCGCAAGCTGCGTCGTCCTCAAGTAGCTCGTCGTCTCAAAGGATGGTTGAATTAA
- a CDS encoding branched-chain amino acid ABC transporter permease, with translation MVGYLVFLTIYVGLYALFALGLNLQWGYAGLINFGHVAFMTVGAYTTVLLSSQGVPLVLAVIAGIAIATLLGLLIGMSTLRLREDYLAIVTIGVSEMLRLVALNEDWLTKGSFGVRGFPLPLERFDPNLMQKYLLIALLTLLAIFAAGQLWRGLRSQWQEGKEIQGSSYQPTKIFSLVIWGIIGLGVILTIYLNGCAALLDYNYKAGLMLLVLWTVAIVYWGLELLAKSPWGRVLKAIREDEEIATALGKNVFWYKLQAFMLGGAIAGIAGAFYAWQLTTIYPSNFETLVTFNVWTMVVLGGAGKNPGALLGAIIFWAYDALTRFYLPKLGWFDSSQEGAFRIMIIGLILMLLMVWRPQGILGKKEELTLGR, from the coding sequence ATGGTTGGTTATTTAGTTTTCCTGACAATCTATGTGGGATTATATGCCTTGTTTGCTTTAGGCTTAAATTTGCAATGGGGTTACGCGGGATTAATTAACTTTGGTCACGTAGCCTTTATGACTGTAGGAGCATATACAACAGTTCTTTTAAGTTCCCAAGGTGTACCACTCGTCTTAGCAGTGATAGCAGGAATTGCGATCGCTACCTTACTGGGATTATTAATTGGCATGTCCACCTTAAGACTGCGAGAAGATTATTTAGCGATCGTCACCATTGGAGTTTCTGAAATGTTACGTTTAGTAGCACTCAATGAGGATTGGCTAACTAAAGGGTCTTTTGGCGTTCGCGGGTTTCCTCTACCTCTAGAACGTTTTGACCCCAATTTGATGCAAAAATATCTTTTGATTGCGCTGTTAACTTTGCTGGCTATATTTGCTGCTGGACAACTATGGCGTGGTTTGCGATCGCAATGGCAAGAAGGGAAAGAAATTCAGGGTAGCAGCTATCAACCCACTAAAATATTTAGTTTGGTTATCTGGGGAATTATTGGCTTGGGAGTAATTTTGACTATTTATCTTAACGGCTGTGCTGCCTTATTGGACTATAACTATAAAGCAGGTTTAATGCTCTTGGTTTTATGGACGGTAGCGATCGTTTACTGGGGCTTAGAGCTACTAGCCAAATCACCTTGGGGTAGGGTACTAAAAGCGATTCGCGAAGATGAAGAAATCGCCACAGCGTTGGGTAAAAACGTCTTTTGGTATAAGCTTCAGGCATTTATGCTGGGTGGGGCGATCGCTGGTATTGCTGGGGCATTTTACGCTTGGCAGTTAACTACTATTTATCCGAGTAACTTTGAAACCCTTGTTACCTTTAACGTCTGGACAATGGTGGTTTTAGGTGGAGCGGGTAAAAATCCTGGGGCATTGTTGGGCGCAATTATTTTTTGGGCTTATGATGCTTTAACTCGTTTTTATTTACCTAAATTAGGCTGGTTTGATAGTTCACAAGAAGGTGCTTTTCGCATCATGATTATTGGTCTAATTTTAATGCTCTTAATGGTGTGGCGACCACAGGGAATTTTGGGCAAAAAAGAAGAGTTAACCTTGGGAAGATAG
- the priA gene encoding primosomal protein N' — MLTGTDQHMSSINSSDRHELTLSGKQDKACPHLYETAISTNLLVAEPQVIYEMNPQQWVEVLVDSPGETQGLYTYSLPPELIVQSGDIVSVPFGMQLIGGIAIRLVTSPPADLDPARIRPIEDVITSGFFKDSYWHLLEKIADYYSTDLMSAIRVALPPGLLGRSQRRVKLSFDLPPGAETFCSVVAGKVLRLLQSQKDGDYSVNHLRNKVKGASRGIRELSKRGWVENYLEPPKRAKPKLKTAVTLATSILLEDLTSRQQEILQMLKNRGGELWLKDLIGLCSTTSNTVKNLEAKGYIVLSEREILRHEQGVMQAADRPKELSLAQANALAVINAQQDYAQLLLHGVTGSGKTEVYLQAIAPVLAEGKSALVLVPEIGLTPQLTDRFRARFGTQVCVYHSKLSANERYDTWRQTIQGEPQVIIGTRSAIFAPLPNLGLIVLDEEHDSSFKQDRPAPTYHARKVAQWRAELENCPLVLGSATPSLESLTDVVDVRANGDALANPLGRSPLQNETGFYLSLPERIAARPLPQVSIIDLRQELSRGNRSIFSLSLQKAIAEMKSQGQQGILFIPRRGHSTFVSCRSCGYVMECPDCDVSLSYHHTHEGAAKLLRCHYCNHTQIQPKICPECNSPYLKFFGSGTQKVTQELAKLFPELRTIRYDSDTTRNKDAHRQLIDRFIHQEADILIGTQMLTKGLDIAGVTLVGIVAADGLLHRSDYRAAERAFQTLTQVAGRAGRGDLPGRVILQTYSPEHPVIQAVKTHNYDDFSNTELEQRAELNYPPYGNLILIKLSSIDEREVEKAAETLADILINTLSPEYEILGPAPANIMRVARRYRWQILLKFPATAKDNLPDLNLLLRSRLPRTVSMTIDVDPINIE, encoded by the coding sequence ATGCTAACTGGTACCGATCAGCATATGTCCTCAATCAATAGTAGCGATCGCCACGAACTTACTCTTAGTGGGAAACAAGACAAGGCGTGTCCTCATCTCTACGAAACAGCGATTTCAACCAACCTGTTAGTGGCTGAACCACAAGTAATTTATGAAATGAATCCTCAGCAGTGGGTTGAGGTTTTAGTCGATTCCCCAGGAGAAACCCAAGGATTATATACCTATAGTCTTCCCCCTGAGTTAATAGTACAGTCTGGCGATATTGTTAGCGTTCCTTTTGGTATGCAACTGATCGGGGGAATTGCGATCCGTCTTGTTACCTCACCTCCCGCAGATTTAGATCCCGCAAGAATTCGCCCTATAGAAGATGTAATTACTTCAGGGTTTTTTAAAGATAGCTATTGGCACCTGTTAGAAAAAATTGCTGACTACTATAGTACTGATTTAATGAGTGCGATTCGGGTAGCTCTACCTCCTGGTTTATTAGGGCGATCGCAAAGAAGAGTTAAATTAAGTTTCGATCTGCCTCCTGGTGCGGAAACTTTTTGTAGTGTAGTGGCAGGAAAAGTCCTCAGATTGTTACAAAGTCAAAAAGACGGCGATTATAGTGTTAATCATCTCAGAAATAAGGTAAAAGGGGCAAGTCGTGGTATTAGAGAACTTAGTAAAAGAGGTTGGGTAGAAAATTATCTTGAACCCCCCAAACGAGCCAAACCCAAGCTAAAAACTGCTGTTACCCTAGCAACCAGTATTTTATTGGAGGATCTAACCAGCAGACAGCAGGAAATATTACAGATGCTGAAAAACAGGGGTGGGGAATTATGGCTTAAAGACTTAATCGGTTTATGCAGTACCACTTCTAACACGGTTAAGAACTTAGAAGCCAAAGGTTATATTGTTCTGTCTGAACGAGAAATTTTGCGTCACGAACAGGGTGTTATGCAAGCAGCAGATCGACCCAAGGAACTTAGTCTGGCTCAAGCTAATGCTCTGGCTGTAATTAATGCTCAACAAGATTATGCTCAACTGCTTCTACACGGTGTAACGGGTTCGGGAAAAACCGAAGTTTATCTTCAGGCGATCGCACCTGTTTTAGCAGAAGGGAAATCGGCTTTAGTACTCGTACCTGAAATTGGTTTAACACCGCAGCTTACAGATCGCTTTCGCGCTCGATTTGGGACACAAGTGTGCGTTTATCACAGTAAATTATCGGCTAATGAACGCTACGATACTTGGCGACAAACAATTCAGGGAGAACCCCAGGTAATAATTGGCACGCGATCGGCAATCTTTGCTCCTCTGCCAAATCTGGGCTTAATTGTCCTGGATGAAGAACATGACTCCAGTTTTAAACAAGATCGTCCTGCTCCTACTTATCACGCCCGTAAGGTAGCTCAATGGCGAGCTGAGTTGGAAAATTGCCCTCTTGTTTTAGGTTCTGCCACTCCTTCATTAGAGAGTTTAACCGATGTTGTTGACGTAAGGGCGAACGGCGACGCGCTAGCTAATCCTTTAGGGCGTTCGCCCCTACAGAATGAAACTGGATTTTATTTATCCCTACCCGAAAGAATTGCTGCACGTCCATTACCGCAAGTATCAATTATCGATCTGCGTCAGGAATTGAGTCGCGGGAATAGATCTATTTTTAGCTTATCTCTGCAAAAAGCGATCGCCGAAATGAAATCCCAAGGACAACAGGGTATTTTATTTATCCCCAGGCGAGGACACAGTACTTTTGTTTCCTGTCGCAGTTGTGGCTATGTGATGGAATGCCCAGACTGTGATGTTTCTTTATCCTATCACCACACCCATGAAGGAGCAGCGAAACTCTTGCGCTGTCACTATTGCAATCATACTCAGATCCAGCCTAAAATCTGCCCAGAATGTAATTCTCCCTATCTCAAGTTTTTTGGTAGCGGGACACAGAAAGTTACTCAAGAATTAGCTAAATTATTTCCTGAACTCCGCACAATTCGCTATGATAGCGACACCACCAGGAACAAAGACGCACATCGTCAGTTAATCGATCGCTTTATTCACCAAGAAGCAGATATTTTAATCGGCACTCAAATGCTCACCAAAGGCTTAGATATTGCGGGGGTTACTCTTGTGGGTATTGTCGCAGCAGATGGCTTATTACATCGCAGTGATTATCGTGCAGCCGAAAGAGCTTTCCAGACTTTGACTCAGGTGGCAGGTAGAGCAGGCAGAGGAGATCTTCCAGGTAGAGTAATTCTGCAAACCTATTCCCCCGAACATCCTGTAATTCAAGCCGTTAAAACCCATAACTATGATGATTTCAGCAACACCGAGTTAGAGCAAAGAGCCGAACTAAACTATCCTCCCTATGGCAATCTCATCCTGATTAAACTGAGCAGTATTGATGAGAGAGAAGTAGAAAAAGCGGCTGAAACCTTGGCAGATATTCTAATTAACACCCTAAGCCCAGAATACGAGATTTTAGGCCCAGCACCAGCCAATATCATGCGGGTTGCTCGTCGTTATCGCTGGCAAATTTTACTCAAGTTTCCCGCCACGGCAAAAGATAATTTACCCGATCTCAATTTACTGCTGCGATCGCGTTTACCTAGAACCGTCAGCATGACTATCGATGTCGATCCCATTAATATTGAATAA
- a CDS encoding sulfotransferase domain-containing protein, translating to MELAQIFQAIEETRLLKQLSTQSKLFLIGDAAPLAYIKNFLADQQNIDYNYYYDLSTQTIAELNNVPDLNLYRAIIVVSLENEASLLSAVNQQLSTVAHPIILQLFADIFINLLCDRDLLQTAPQNNHKPKTAYAILTTPRSGSTYLCDLLNSTAIAGHPSEHLRLATQELARHCNFNYLKLLDNLLEYRTTSNGVFGTKLISHFLFELQRTKPDFQQIFQSIEQFILLIRKDKLAQAISLVLAQKTEVWHLHSDAKKTSYQSELESIKIDDHLLNDVEQKVIFIEQQEARLKKILAEHQIQPLVVVYEDILDDVPAEINRILDFLKIAKPEDRVMQITSGIKRMPSSVSQKIIHQYQERKSMVH from the coding sequence ATGGAATTAGCCCAAATATTTCAAGCTATTGAAGAAACACGACTTTTAAAACAACTATCAACACAATCAAAATTGTTTTTGATTGGAGATGCTGCACCTTTAGCATACATTAAAAACTTTTTAGCTGACCAGCAAAATATCGATTACAACTACTATTATGATTTGTCTACCCAGACAATAGCAGAACTAAATAACGTTCCCGACTTAAATTTGTATCGAGCAATTATCGTAGTTTCCTTAGAAAATGAAGCCTCTTTGTTGTCTGCCGTTAATCAGCAATTAAGTACTGTTGCTCATCCTATAATCTTGCAATTATTTGCTGATATATTTATCAATTTGTTGTGCGATCGCGACCTATTACAAACTGCTCCCCAAAATAACCACAAGCCAAAGACAGCCTATGCTATTTTAACCACTCCTCGCTCAGGTTCTACCTATCTCTGCGACCTCCTAAACTCCACGGCGATCGCTGGGCATCCTTCAGAACATCTGCGGTTAGCAACTCAAGAATTAGCTCGTCACTGTAATTTTAATTATCTTAAGTTGCTTGATAATTTACTGGAGTATCGTACTACTAGTAATGGCGTATTTGGTACTAAGCTAATTTCCCATTTTTTGTTTGAACTACAACGAACAAAGCCTGATTTTCAGCAAATTTTTCAATCTATCGAGCAGTTTATTTTGTTGATTAGAAAAGACAAGCTAGCCCAAGCCATATCATTAGTTCTAGCGCAAAAAACTGAAGTCTGGCATCTTCATAGTGATGCCAAAAAAACTAGCTATCAGTCTGAATTAGAAAGTATTAAAATTGATGATCATTTACTCAATGATGTAGAGCAGAAAGTTATCTTTATTGAGCAGCAAGAAGCTCGCCTTAAAAAAATCTTAGCAGAGCATCAAATACAACCTTTAGTAGTAGTATATGAAGATATTTTAGACGACGTTCCAGCAGAGATTAATCGTATTTTAGACTTTTTAAAGATAGCCAAGCCAGAAGATCGCGTAATGCAGATCACTTCTGGAATCAAGCGGATGCCTTCAAGTGTCTCGCAGAAAATTATCCACCAATATCAAGAGAGAAAAAGCATGGTGCATTAG